One Bradyrhizobium manausense DNA segment encodes these proteins:
- a CDS encoding TRAP transporter substrate-binding protein, protein MPVLNRAEFSRTGVIFVALLFAICATGAAAREFRAADTQSEDYPTVQALRYMGALIAERTGGRHEIKVFHSRQLGEEKETIEQTRAGAIDLNRTNVALIGNFVPAMNVLAMPFLFRSIEHMQKVLDGAIGNEILGSFEPYGFVGLAFYDSGARSIYNSVRPVKSMADLKGLRIRVQQSELMSQMIRSLGAEPVELPYGQVLTGLATHLIDGAENNWPSFVTTDHYKYAGYYTLTEHTMSPEVLVMSLKAWRSLSAEDQTIFREAAQRSSQFMREKWRDLEEQSQHKAEAAGIIVTKDIDRKPFEDAMAPVYAKAAQDPAAAALIERIRKVE, encoded by the coding sequence GTGCCAGTGTTAAACCGTGCCGAATTCTCGCGGACCGGGGTGATTTTCGTTGCGCTTCTGTTCGCCATCTGCGCGACGGGCGCCGCTGCGCGCGAATTCCGCGCCGCCGACACCCAGAGCGAGGACTACCCGACCGTCCAGGCGCTCCGCTATATGGGCGCGCTGATCGCCGAGCGCACCGGCGGCCGCCACGAGATCAAGGTGTTTCACTCCCGCCAGCTCGGCGAGGAGAAGGAGACGATCGAGCAGACCCGCGCCGGCGCAATCGACCTCAACCGGACCAACGTGGCCCTGATCGGCAATTTTGTCCCGGCGATGAACGTGCTGGCGATGCCGTTCCTGTTCCGGTCCATCGAGCACATGCAGAAGGTGCTGGACGGAGCGATCGGCAACGAGATCCTCGGCAGCTTCGAGCCTTACGGATTCGTCGGGCTCGCCTTCTACGATTCCGGGGCACGCTCGATCTACAACAGCGTCCGTCCGGTAAAGAGCATGGCCGACCTCAAGGGATTGCGGATCCGGGTGCAGCAATCGGAGTTGATGAGCCAGATGATTCGATCGCTTGGCGCCGAGCCGGTCGAATTGCCCTATGGCCAGGTGCTGACGGGGCTCGCGACCCATCTGATCGACGGCGCCGAGAACAACTGGCCATCCTTCGTGACGACGGACCATTACAAATATGCCGGCTACTACACCCTCACCGAACACACGATGAGCCCGGAGGTGCTGGTAATGTCGCTCAAGGCGTGGCGCAGCCTCTCGGCGGAGGACCAGACCATTTTCAGGGAGGCCGCACAGCGCTCCAGCCAGTTCATGCGCGAAAAATGGCGCGACCTCGAGGAGCAGTCCCAGCACAAGGCGGAGGCCGCCGGCATCATCGTGACCAAGGATATCGACCGCAAGCCGTTCGAAGATGCGATGGCGCCGGTCTACGCCAAGGCCGCGCAAGATCCCGCCGCCGCGGCGCTGATCGAACGCATTCGCAAGGTGGAGTAA
- a CDS encoding sensor histidine kinase, with protein sequence MRARLVGVLRAVPIRWRILSIAALNSAVVIVLVAMIWNGAQVLGSAWDDVRQVRESDRILALLESETGRLQNLIHRYINQPSPDLFAEILLLREAVLGTLTDRAAKDPMLSGSVEELERTTDRFLNGFGDLRTVQATIAKTYEEQVQGPAKDMAGLYSIIEGATGHRDALIWPSLGKSREAFTAMLVAANSYYLSLSPGAADDARRNTETIEKTIPVMIDLADNDLQRMALQKLGARTMALREGFAKLSEQLTNRTELLRNTIDASQAEAIGAIDDLSTKMRRREQKAQETFDRTLADISRRVLSIAVIFLGIILTAGVLIALSIRLPLQQIMAAMRAITLGDLGREVQGTKARDEVGAMARAVEVFRENAIAKRETEDELRTSKEKAESALLELNTAQQNLIDAERLAALGGLVAGVAHEVNNPIGISLTVASSFARRSEIFEAQLRGDGGLRRSQLEEFVQSSRDASQQLVANLTRAGELIQSFKQVAVDRSHAERRQFSLSEATDQIIASLRPVLKRSPITLQVDVPEGLLLDGYPGSYGQILTNLFLNAANHAFADGRAGTITISARPRGTDDIEISFADDGAGMTPDVQRQAFDPFFTTRRNEGGTGLGLHIVYNLVTQQLGGRMMLESKLGQGTTFRIIMPRIAKGGAQSTESDGTSQWPNRTMSST encoded by the coding sequence ATGCGCGCGCGCCTCGTCGGCGTGTTGCGGGCGGTGCCGATCCGCTGGCGCATCCTGTCGATCGCGGCGCTGAACTCGGCTGTCGTGATCGTGCTGGTGGCGATGATCTGGAATGGCGCGCAGGTGCTGGGATCGGCCTGGGACGACGTGCGACAGGTGCGCGAATCCGACCGGATCCTGGCGCTGCTCGAAAGCGAGACCGGACGGCTCCAGAACCTGATCCACCGCTACATCAACCAGCCGAGCCCGGACCTGTTCGCCGAGATCCTGCTGCTGCGCGAGGCCGTGCTGGGCACGCTGACCGACCGCGCCGCCAAGGACCCGATGCTGTCGGGCTCCGTCGAGGAGCTGGAGCGCACCACCGACCGCTTCCTCAACGGCTTCGGCGATCTGCGCACCGTGCAGGCGACCATCGCCAAGACCTATGAGGAGCAGGTGCAGGGTCCGGCCAAGGATATGGCGGGCCTGTACTCCATCATCGAAGGCGCCACCGGCCACCGCGACGCGCTGATCTGGCCCTCGCTCGGCAAGTCGCGCGAGGCCTTCACCGCGATGCTGGTCGCGGCCAACTCCTATTACCTGTCGCTGTCGCCCGGCGCCGCCGACGATGCGCGCCGGAACACCGAGACGATCGAGAAGACCATCCCTGTGATGATCGATCTCGCCGACAACGATCTCCAGCGCATGGCGCTGCAGAAGCTCGGGGCCCGCACCATGGCGCTGCGCGAGGGCTTTGCAAAGCTATCGGAGCAATTGACCAACCGCACCGAACTCCTGCGCAACACCATCGACGCCAGCCAGGCCGAGGCAATCGGCGCCATCGACGACCTCTCGACGAAAATGCGCCGGCGCGAGCAGAAGGCGCAGGAGACGTTTGACCGCACGCTGGCCGATATTTCTCGTCGTGTTCTTTCCATCGCGGTGATCTTCCTCGGCATCATCCTCACCGCCGGCGTGCTGATCGCGCTGTCGATCCGGCTGCCGCTGCAGCAGATCATGGCCGCGATGCGCGCTATCACGCTCGGCGATCTCGGCCGCGAGGTGCAGGGCACCAAGGCCCGCGACGAGGTCGGCGCCATGGCGCGCGCCGTGGAAGTGTTCCGCGAGAACGCGATCGCGAAACGCGAGACCGAAGACGAGCTGCGCACGTCCAAGGAAAAGGCCGAGAGCGCGCTGCTCGAGCTCAACACCGCGCAGCAGAATCTGATCGATGCAGAGCGGCTCGCCGCGCTCGGCGGCCTCGTCGCCGGCGTCGCGCATGAGGTCAACAACCCCATCGGCATCAGCCTGACCGTGGCCTCGAGCTTCGCAAGGCGCAGCGAGATTTTTGAGGCCCAGCTCAGGGGCGACGGGGGCCTGCGCCGCTCGCAGCTCGAGGAATTCGTGCAGTCCTCGCGCGACGCCTCGCAGCAGCTCGTCGCCAACCTCACCCGCGCCGGCGAGCTGATCCAGTCGTTCAAGCAGGTCGCGGTCGACCGCTCCCATGCCGAACGGCGGCAGTTCTCATTGAGCGAAGCAACCGACCAGATCATCGCCAGCCTGCGGCCTGTGCTGAAGCGCTCGCCGATCACGCTCCAGGTCGACGTGCCCGAGGGGCTCCTGCTCGACGGCTATCCCGGCTCCTACGGCCAGATCCTGACCAATCTGTTTCTCAATGCCGCCAACCATGCCTTTGCCGACGGCCGCGCCGGCACCATCACGATCTCGGCCCGGCCGCGCGGCACCGACGATATCGAGATCAGCTTCGCCGATGACGGCGCCGGCATGACCCCGGACGTGCAGCGCCAGGCCTTTGACCCATTCTTTACCACCCGGCGCAATGAAGGTGGCACGGGACTGGGCCTGCATATCGTCTATAACCTTGTCACCCAGCAGCTCGGCGGCCGCATGATGCTGGAATCCAAGCTGGGACAAGGCACTACTTTTCGGATTATCATGCCGCGGATCGCCAAGGGCGGCGCGCAAAGCACAGAAAGTGACGGGACTTCTCAATGGCCGAACAGGACGATGTCCTCCACCTGA
- a CDS encoding ATP-binding response regulator, protein MAEQDDVLHLIDDTGTASEDTTARKWKIAVIDDDPAVHDGTRFALSDYSLNGQSLEILSAHSAAEGRKLMAEHNDIAAVLLDVIMETDVAGLELVEYIRNVLKNETVRIILRTGQPGQAPERRVIVQYDINDYKAKTELTADKLFTSLTAALRSYQQLERMLQTRRGLEIIIDAASTLYDFKSMQRLAEGVLTQLASLLNVDCAGILVLRDNGGVDPELSVLAGSGCYSRFIGTTSSKALDPDLRQLVEDAFQRRKNEFADHRSVIYLRTGSGREVVVLLQSERDLSETDRSLVEIFSSRLSIAFDNVILYQQLQAANTQLEDRVAQRTRALMQANRRLSAQWLRLQRANGFKNEILGTVAHDLKNPLGVILGRTEMLKELISTGASSSGVVAQVDHIRDATKRLTTMVDHLISDAMADAFDITIRREPVDVAALVKEVAEANQPLAVNKQQAIHVSAPANIVTMCDTDRIREAIDNLISNAIKYSPISGKITVAVTHEGNDTIIRVSDEGAGLSPEDLGRLFGRFQRLSAKPTAGESSTGLGLSIVKRIIDMHGGEVTADSEGPGKGSTFTITLPATEIP, encoded by the coding sequence ATGGCCGAACAGGACGATGTCCTCCACCTGATCGACGACACCGGTACCGCGTCGGAGGATACCACCGCCCGGAAATGGAAGATCGCCGTTATCGACGACGATCCGGCGGTGCATGACGGCACCCGCTTCGCGCTGTCCGATTACAGCCTGAACGGCCAGAGCCTGGAAATCCTGTCCGCCCATTCCGCGGCGGAAGGCCGCAAACTGATGGCGGAGCACAACGACATCGCCGCGGTGTTGCTCGACGTCATCATGGAGACCGACGTCGCCGGCCTCGAGCTGGTCGAATATATCCGCAACGTGCTCAAGAACGAGACCGTGCGCATCATCCTGCGCACCGGCCAGCCCGGTCAGGCGCCGGAGCGGCGCGTGATCGTGCAATACGACATCAACGACTACAAGGCCAAGACCGAGCTCACCGCCGACAAGCTGTTCACCTCGCTAACCGCAGCGCTGCGCTCCTACCAGCAGCTCGAGCGCATGTTGCAGACCAGGCGCGGGCTCGAGATCATTATCGATGCCGCCTCCACGCTGTACGACTTCAAGTCGATGCAGCGGCTTGCCGAGGGCGTGCTGACCCAGCTCGCCTCGCTGCTCAATGTCGATTGCGCCGGTATACTGGTCTTGCGTGACAATGGCGGCGTCGACCCCGAGCTTTCGGTGCTCGCCGGCAGCGGCTGCTACAGCCGCTTCATCGGCACGACGTCGTCGAAGGCGCTCGACCCTGATTTGCGCCAACTGGTCGAGGATGCCTTCCAGCGCCGCAAGAACGAGTTCGCCGACCACCGCAGCGTAATCTATCTGCGCACCGGATCCGGCCGGGAGGTCGTGGTGCTGCTCCAGTCCGAGCGCGATCTGTCGGAGACCGACCGCTCGCTGGTCGAGATCTTCTCCAGCCGGCTCTCGATCGCCTTCGACAACGTCATCCTCTACCAGCAGCTCCAGGCCGCCAACACGCAGCTGGAAGACCGCGTCGCCCAGCGCACCCGCGCGCTGATGCAGGCCAATCGCCGGCTGTCAGCGCAATGGCTGCGGCTGCAGCGCGCCAACGGCTTCAAGAACGAGATTCTCGGCACGGTCGCTCACGATTTGAAGAACCCGCTCGGCGTCATCCTCGGCCGTACCGAGATGCTGAAGGAACTGATCTCGACCGGTGCCTCGTCTTCAGGCGTGGTCGCCCAGGTCGATCATATCCGCGACGCCACCAAGCGCCTGACCACAATGGTCGACCATCTGATCTCGGACGCGATGGCCGATGCCTTCGACATCACCATCCGCCGCGAGCCGGTCGACGTCGCGGCGCTGGTGAAGGAGGTCGCCGAGGCCAACCAGCCGCTCGCCGTCAACAAGCAGCAGGCCATCCACGTCAGCGCGCCGGCCAACATCGTCACCATGTGCGACACGGATCGCATCCGCGAGGCGATCGACAACCTCATCAGCAACGCCATCAAATACTCGCCGATTTCCGGCAAGATCACCGTCGCGGTCACCCACGAGGGCAACGACACCATCATCCGCGTCAGCGACGAGGGTGCCGGCCTGTCGCCGGAAGATCTCGGCCGCCTGTTCGGCCGATTCCAGCGGCTATCCGCAAAGCCGACGGCAGGCGAGAGCTCGACAGGGCTTGGGTTGTCCATCGTCAAGCGTATTATTGACATGCATGGCGGCGAGGTAACCGCCGACAGCGAGGGCCCGGGCAAGGGCTCGACCTTCACCATCACCCTGCCCGCGACCGAGATACCATGA
- a CDS encoding response regulator produces MTQSQHIMIVDDEAPAREMVGDYLKMHGFTVTLCDGGKSLRTAIDGSMPDLVVLDLNMPEEDGLSIIRDLKSRINVPVIMLTATASPIDRVVGLELGADDYVAKPCELRELMARIRSVLRRSVPVKAAASDAGSTKSDKDQLVRFGTKWLDLEAQALRDDEGNEHPLTASEFGLLKVFAANPKRVLSRERLLELANARDAEAFDRAVDLRIMRIRRKIEPDPTKPAVIRTIRGGGYLFSPAGEKA; encoded by the coding sequence ATGACACAAAGCCAGCACATCATGATCGTCGACGACGAGGCCCCGGCCCGGGAGATGGTCGGCGATTACCTCAAGATGCACGGCTTCACCGTGACGCTGTGTGACGGCGGCAAGAGCTTGCGCACCGCGATCGACGGCAGCATGCCCGACCTCGTCGTGCTCGATCTCAATATGCCCGAGGAAGACGGTCTCTCGATTATCCGCGACCTCAAGAGCCGCATCAACGTGCCCGTCATCATGCTCACGGCGACCGCGAGCCCGATCGACCGCGTCGTCGGCCTCGAACTCGGCGCCGACGATTACGTGGCAAAGCCCTGCGAACTGCGCGAGCTGATGGCGCGCATACGCTCGGTGTTGCGGCGGAGCGTGCCGGTGAAAGCCGCAGCGTCGGACGCCGGGTCCACCAAATCAGACAAGGATCAATTGGTGCGCTTCGGCACCAAATGGCTTGATCTCGAAGCCCAGGCCCTGCGCGACGACGAGGGCAATGAGCATCCGCTGACCGCATCCGAGTTCGGGCTGCTCAAGGTGTTCGCGGCCAATCCGAAGCGCGTGCTGTCGCGCGAGCGCCTCCTGGAATTGGCCAATGCGCGCGACGCCGAAGCCTTCGACCGCGCCGTGGACCTGCGCATCATGCGCATCCGCCGCAAGATCGAGCCCGACCCGACCAAGCCTGCCGTGATCCGCACCATCCGCGGCGGCGGCTACCTGTTCTCGCCCGCGGGCGAGAAGGCCTAA
- a CDS encoding sigma-70 family RNA polymerase sigma factor, which yields MPNVIAINAQASQSIIAAQATSDDMLLESIADGNRTAMHILYCRHNVRVYRFILRIVRDATTAEDLVSQVFLDVWRTAGQFQGRSQVSTWLLSIARFKALTAMRQRRFEDIDQEDVREIADGADTPEASLDRNDTSAILRACVQKLSPAHREIITLVYYHEKSVEEVGQIIGIPQSTVKTRMFYARKQLADLLKGCGVDRFAA from the coding sequence ATGCCGAACGTCATCGCCATCAACGCCCAAGCCAGCCAGAGCATCATTGCCGCTCAGGCGACCTCGGACGACATGCTTCTCGAAAGCATTGCCGACGGCAACCGGACGGCCATGCACATTCTCTATTGCCGTCACAATGTGCGGGTGTACCGCTTCATCCTGCGGATCGTGCGTGACGCCACCACGGCGGAAGATCTGGTCAGCCAGGTGTTCCTGGACGTCTGGCGCACCGCCGGCCAGTTCCAAGGCCGCTCGCAGGTTTCGACCTGGCTGCTCTCGATCGCGCGCTTCAAGGCACTGACCGCCATGCGCCAGCGCCGGTTCGAGGACATCGACCAGGAAGACGTACGCGAGATTGCTGACGGTGCCGATACGCCCGAGGCTTCGCTCGACCGCAACGACACCAGCGCGATCCTGCGCGCCTGCGTCCAGAAGCTGTCGCCCGCGCATCGCGAGATCATCACCCTCGTCTACTACCACGAGAAGTCGGTGGAGGAGGTCGGGCAGATCATCGGCATCCCCCAGAGCACGGTGAAGACGCGGATGTTCTACGCCCGCAAGCAGCTCGCCGATTTGCTTAAGGGTTGCGGCGTCGACCGCTTCGCCGCCTAA
- a CDS encoding cytochrome c biogenesis CcdA family protein, translated as MLEFLFAVLAGIFTIAAPCTLPMLPILLGASIGRTSQLRPVMIALGFVISFSAVALLLGALTRLFDFDPNVLREAAAVLLLGFGLLMLWPAPFEWLSVRLNGWLNLGATGGAQREDAFGGLVLGTTLGLVWTPCAGPVLGSILTLVATSKNLAWAGTLLVAYAIGAAIPMLAIAYGGQAATTRVRSLARISPRLQQGFGVVVIAFALAAYFQYDTLIVAWLTGFYPTGQIGL; from the coding sequence ATGCTGGAATTTCTCTTCGCTGTCCTCGCCGGTATCTTCACTATCGCGGCCCCCTGCACGCTGCCGATGTTGCCGATCCTGCTCGGCGCCTCGATCGGACGGACCTCGCAGCTGCGGCCTGTGATGATCGCGCTCGGTTTCGTCATTTCCTTCTCCGCGGTCGCGCTGCTGCTCGGCGCGCTGACGCGGCTGTTCGACTTCGATCCCAATGTGCTCCGCGAGGCGGCGGCGGTCCTGCTGCTCGGCTTCGGCCTGCTGATGCTGTGGCCGGCTCCGTTCGAATGGCTGTCGGTCCGGCTCAATGGCTGGCTCAATCTCGGTGCGACCGGCGGCGCCCAGCGCGAGGACGCGTTCGGCGGGCTCGTGCTCGGCACCACGCTCGGCCTGGTCTGGACGCCCTGCGCCGGCCCCGTGCTCGGCTCGATCCTGACCCTGGTCGCGACCTCAAAGAATCTGGCCTGGGCCGGCACGCTGCTGGTCGCCTACGCGATCGGAGCGGCAATCCCGATGCTGGCGATCGCCTATGGCGGGCAGGCCGCGACCACGCGCGTACGTAGCCTTGCCCGCATCTCGCCGCGCCTGCAGCAGGGCTTTGGCGTCGTCGTAATCGCCTTCGCGCTCGCCGCCTACTTTCAATACGACACGCTGATCGTGGCGTGGCTCACCGGCTTCTATCCCACCGGCCAGATCGGCCTGTGA
- a CDS encoding thioredoxin family protein, whose product MTFKLLAVSAALIGFAVTGAVIPGICDEAAPAVPVKIAAANQTATAPDFAGISNWFNSKPLNIADLRGKVVLVDFWTYGCVNCVNTLPHVTDLYAKYRDKGLVVVGVHTPEFPFERSASNVQAALKRHGITYPVAQDNDSKTWNAYSNQYWPAQYIIDQSGKIVFQHAGEGRYDEIDRTVAKLLKADS is encoded by the coding sequence ATGACCTTCAAGCTGCTCGCCGTCTCCGCCGCACTGATCGGCTTTGCCGTCACCGGCGCCGTCATTCCCGGCATCTGCGACGAGGCCGCGCCCGCGGTACCGGTCAAGATCGCAGCCGCGAACCAGACGGCGACCGCGCCTGACTTCGCGGGCATCAGCAACTGGTTCAACTCGAAGCCCCTGAACATCGCCGATCTCCGCGGCAAGGTCGTGCTGGTCGACTTCTGGACCTATGGCTGCGTCAACTGCGTCAACACGCTGCCGCATGTCACCGACCTCTATGCCAAATACCGGGATAAGGGCCTCGTCGTGGTCGGCGTGCACACGCCTGAATTCCCGTTCGAGCGCTCCGCCTCAAACGTGCAGGCCGCGCTGAAGCGCCACGGCATCACCTATCCGGTGGCGCAGGACAATGATTCCAAGACCTGGAACGCCTACAGCAACCAGTATTGGCCGGCGCAGTACATCATCGACCAGAGCGGCAAGATCGTGTTCCAGCATGCCGGCGAAGGCCGCTACGACGAGATCGACCGCACGGTGGCGAAGCTGCTGAAGGCCGATAGCTGA
- a CDS encoding L,D-transpeptidase, which translates to MLDYRRLTGAFVAAIGLILSGPQAFAQQPDRGDEPGLIADDSYQLDPEWQKQVVYYRTAEPPGTIIISTSERHLYLVQPGGRAIRYGIGVGRDGFQWQGLVQITNKKEWPDWTPPPEMIQRQPYLPRFMAGGPGNPLGARAMYLGTTVYRIHGTNRPDTIGTKVSSGCFRLVNNDVADLYDRVPVGTKVVIRQKPEL; encoded by the coding sequence ATGCTGGATTATCGTCGCCTGACTGGGGCATTTGTGGCTGCGATCGGCCTGATCCTGTCCGGGCCGCAAGCCTTCGCCCAGCAGCCGGACCGCGGCGACGAGCCCGGCCTGATCGCCGACGACAGCTACCAGCTCGATCCGGAATGGCAGAAGCAGGTCGTGTACTACCGCACGGCCGAGCCGCCGGGCACCATCATCATCTCGACCTCAGAGCGTCACCTCTATCTGGTGCAGCCCGGCGGGCGCGCAATCCGCTACGGCATCGGCGTCGGCCGCGACGGCTTCCAGTGGCAGGGCTTGGTGCAGATCACCAACAAGAAGGAGTGGCCGGACTGGACGCCGCCGCCGGAAATGATCCAGCGCCAGCCCTATCTGCCGCGCTTTATGGCCGGCGGCCCCGGCAATCCGCTGGGCGCACGCGCCATGTATCTTGGCACCACGGTCTATCGTATCCACGGCACCAACCGTCCCGATACGATCGGCACCAAGGTGTCCTCGGGCTGCTTCCGTCTGGTCAACAACGACGTCGCCGATCTCTACGATCGCGTCCCTGTTGGCACCAAGGTGGTCATCCGGCAGAAGCCTGAACTCTAG
- a CDS encoding amino acid ABC transporter substrate-binding protein, which yields MRTFRGGLLIGLAVAILVAALAITYEFYDTRTLKRTVRRGEVLCGVNKGLPGFSIPDDKGNWSGFDVDFCRAVASAIFDDPNKAKFVPLDASERFKELQSRKVDILSRNSTWSMSRELDYDLYFPAVAYYDGEGFMVPRSRNKETSLDLADSKVCVQSGTTTLLNLADYFKANNMKYELMKFDKLEDVVKAYDAGKCDTLTADVSQLYALRLNMSKPGDHMILPDMISKEPLAPVVRQRDDDWMMIVKWTLYAMINAEELGVTSENIDEALKSKKPEVMRLVGTEGNYGEQLGLTKDWAVRIIRHVGNYGEMYERNIGEKSKLKIPRGMNQLWNAGGVQYAPPMR from the coding sequence ATGCGCACATTTCGAGGCGGCCTGCTGATCGGGCTCGCGGTCGCCATACTGGTCGCCGCCTTGGCCATCACTTACGAATTCTACGACACCCGCACGCTGAAGCGCACGGTGCGTCGCGGCGAAGTGCTGTGCGGCGTCAACAAGGGCCTGCCGGGCTTCTCGATCCCCGACGACAAGGGTAACTGGTCTGGTTTCGACGTCGATTTCTGCCGCGCGGTGGCTTCCGCGATCTTCGACGATCCAAACAAGGCCAAGTTCGTGCCGCTCGATGCCAGCGAGCGCTTCAAGGAATTGCAGAGCCGCAAGGTCGACATCCTCTCGCGCAACTCCACCTGGAGCATGTCGCGTGAGCTCGACTACGATCTCTACTTCCCGGCTGTCGCCTATTACGACGGCGAGGGTTTTATGGTGCCGCGCTCGCGCAACAAGGAAACGTCGCTCGACCTCGCCGACAGCAAGGTCTGCGTACAATCAGGCACCACGACGCTGCTCAACCTCGCCGACTACTTCAAAGCCAACAACATGAAGTATGAGCTGATGAAGTTCGACAAGCTGGAAGACGTGGTGAAGGCCTACGACGCCGGCAAGTGCGACACCCTGACCGCCGACGTCTCCCAGCTCTATGCGCTGCGGCTGAACATGTCCAAGCCCGGCGACCACATGATCCTGCCCGACATGATCTCCAAGGAGCCGCTGGCCCCCGTCGTGCGCCAGCGCGACGACGACTGGATGATGATCGTGAAGTGGACGCTCTACGCGATGATCAATGCGGAAGAGCTCGGCGTCACCTCGGAGAATATCGACGAGGCCTTGAAGTCGAAGAAGCCGGAAGTGATGCGGCTGGTCGGTACCGAGGGCAATTACGGCGAGCAGCTCGGCCTGACCAAGGACTGGGCCGTACGCATCATCCGCCATGTCGGCAATTACGGCGAGATGTACGAGCGCAATATCGGCGAGAAGTCGAAGCTGAAGATTCCGCGCGGCATGAACCAGCTGTGGAATGCCGGTGGCGTGCAGTATGCGCCGCCGATGAGGTAA